One Nocardia sp. BMG111209 DNA segment encodes these proteins:
- a CDS encoding HAD family hydrolase — translation MIEAVVFDVGETLVDETGRYQNWADWFGVPRLTLMATLGAAIATGREWTDAMRLFRPEFDIRRDAELLTAAGYPDGFTEADLYPDVRRALEQLRDRGLWIGIVGNQPARTTPILRAMDLPVDYIATSDEWGLRKPDPEFFHRIAAIAPCARDRLLYVGDRVDNDVVPAKDTGLRAAFVVRGPWAWIQRDSPDAARADWRISALTELPALVDADAA, via the coding sequence ATGATCGAAGCCGTGGTTTTCGACGTCGGAGAAACGCTGGTAGACGAGACCGGGCGGTACCAGAACTGGGCTGATTGGTTCGGCGTACCGCGCCTCACGCTGATGGCCACACTGGGAGCCGCGATCGCGACCGGCCGGGAGTGGACCGACGCGATGCGCCTGTTCCGGCCCGAATTCGACATCCGCCGCGATGCCGAATTATTAACGGCCGCAGGGTATCCCGACGGTTTCACCGAGGCGGACCTGTATCCGGACGTACGCCGCGCGCTGGAGCAGTTGCGGGACCGCGGCCTGTGGATCGGGATCGTCGGCAACCAGCCGGCCCGCACGACCCCGATCCTGCGCGCGATGGACCTGCCCGTCGACTACATCGCGACCTCCGACGAATGGGGGCTGCGCAAGCCCGATCCGGAGTTCTTCCATCGCATCGCCGCGATCGCGCCCTGCGCGCGCGACCGGTTGCTGTACGTCGGCGATCGGGTGGACAACGATGTGGTGCCGGCGAAGGACACCGGCCTGCGCGCCGCGTTCGTGGTGCGCGGCCCCTGGGCCTGGATCCAGCGGGACTCCCCCGACGCCGCGCGGGCCGACTGGCGCATCTCCGCCCTCACCGAGCTGCCCGCCTTGGTCGACGCCGACGCCGCGTGA